A single genomic interval of Lathyrus oleraceus cultivar Zhongwan6 chromosome 7, CAAS_Psat_ZW6_1.0, whole genome shotgun sequence harbors:
- the LOC127102806 gene encoding uncharacterized protein LOC127102806: MPVSDGVPFSGVEGILDSRFIVEAIHLRKPDIDVNLTAKGGIRGLTLKFLIDKDFSFYNANSIVAFETILALLIYGLVTFPNIDYFVNVNEMRIFLIMNLVPTLLGDTYSPFIIGPLNEVELLSIVRLYCTSGLFRTFHSLLPIFKENKDCLRWSQRLMSLTNDDITWYYSIYDDVEIIDNYGEFSSVPLLGTQGGINYNLDLAKRQLRFAMKDKPNNILL; the protein is encoded by the coding sequence ATGCCAGTTTCTGATGgagttccttttagtggggtGGAAGGAATTCTCGATTCTCGATTTATTGTTGAAGCCATTCACCTGAGGAAGCCTGACATAGATGTTAATCTCACTGCCAAAGGAGGTATTAGAGGGTTGACTTTGAAATTTTTGATCGATAAAGATTTCTCTTTTTATAATGCTAATAGCATTGTGGCCTTTGAAACTATTCTtgccttactcatctatggtttagtCACGTTTCCCAACATTGACTACTTTGTTAATGTTAATGAAATGAGGATCTTCTTGATTATGAATCTGGTTCCAACTTTGCTCGGTGACACTTattctccattcatcataggacCTCTAAACGAGGTGGAACTACTGTCTATTGTGCGTCTttactgtacaagtggtttatttcgcactttccACAGTCTCCTTCCTATCTTCAAAGAAAACAAGGATTGTTTAAGGTGGTCCCaaagactcatgtctctcaccaatgatgacatcACATGGTATTATTCTATTTATGACGACGTTGAGATTATTGATAATTATGGGGAGTTCTCTAgtgtgcctcttcttggtacacaagggGGAATCAACTACAATCTGGATTTGGCGAAACGTCAACTTAGGTTCGCTatgaaggacaaacctaataacattttgttatag